One segment of Schistocerca nitens isolate TAMUIC-IGC-003100 chromosome 3, iqSchNite1.1, whole genome shotgun sequence DNA contains the following:
- the LOC126248458 gene encoding cuticle protein 1-like has product MLRTLVLVAMCAWAVAAQDRYPAGLSAALCPNYPLCDNSVIATFSSPAGAPAARSYPAGVAAAACPNYPYCNNNVYPGYAAPREYPPGVHPAACPGYPFC; this is encoded by the coding sequence GTTTTGGTGGCGATGTGCGCGTGGGCGGTGGCTGCGCAGGACCGCTACCCGGCCGGCCTGTCGGCGGCGCTGTGCCCCAACTACCCGCTGTGCGACAACAGCGTCATCGCCACCTTCTCGTCTCCGGCCGGCGCGCCCGCGGCTCGCTCCTACCCCGCAGGAGTGGCAGCCGCGGCCTGCCCCAACTACCCCTACTGCAACAACAACGTCTACCCAGGCTACGCGGCGCCTCGCGAGTACCCTCCTGGTGTTCACCCTGCCGCCTGCCCGGGCTACCCCTTCTGTTAG